One genomic region from uncultured Subdoligranulum sp. encodes:
- a CDS encoding translation factor GTPase family protein, translating into MKRLVVGLLAHVDSGKTTLAEGLLYRAGVLRKLGRVDHRDAFLDTDAQERARGITIFAKQAVLTLPAAEDAEETELTLLDTPGHVDFSAEAERALRVLDYAVLVVSGTDGVQAHTETLWKLLARYRVPTFVFVNKMDLPGADAAVRLRELRGRFGDGCVDFTAAPDPEALALCSEPLMEEVLAEGTPHPDTLVTAIARRQVFPCFFGAALRLDGLDRLLQGLQTLTRMPPVWPEFGARVFKISQDDAGTRLSWLKVTGGELPVKAVLPNGEKADALRLYNGSKFRLVSTAYPGMVVAVAGPAATRPGQGLGAEADADAPLLEPVLNYRADCPDADPHTLLKALQTLEDEDPQLHVAWRDDLAEVHVQLMGEVQLEILQTLLASRFGLQVTFSEGGILYKETITAAVEGIGHYEPLRHYAEVHLLLEPGARGSGVQLAADCPPDTLAENWQRLVLTHLAERTHPGVLTGAPLTDVKITLAAGKAHLKHTEGGDFRQATYRAVRQGLQTARSKNAVVLLEPWYDFTLEVPADAIGRAMADIQRMCGSFEAPETLGDTARLTGRLPVATARGYAREIAAYTHGLGRWTVLPAGYDACHNAEEVIAAAGYDADADVENPADSVFCSHGAGYVVKWDEVPAKAHVDSGLSRRLAPAGQTEEDDEADSNARRRRADAYRGTLEQDKELLAIFERTYGKIKHRGENGTDAKKAARAALHTAPASVQVPARPQPTGPDYLLVDGYNVIFAWEDLRRLAESNLDAARRRLMDILCNYAGYKQCVPILVFDAYKVRGGVREVEKYHNLYVVYTKEAETADMYIERATHELAKERRTRVVSSDGAEQVIVLGHGALRVSARAFAEEVAAVEKEIREFLQQ; encoded by the coding sequence ATGAAACGTTTGGTGGTTGGGCTGCTGGCCCATGTGGACAGCGGCAAGACAACGCTGGCCGAGGGGCTTCTCTACCGCGCGGGGGTGCTGCGCAAGCTGGGCCGTGTGGACCACCGGGACGCCTTTCTGGATACCGACGCCCAGGAGCGGGCACGGGGCATCACGATTTTTGCCAAGCAGGCGGTGCTGACGCTGCCCGCAGCGGAGGATGCCGAGGAGACCGAACTGACGCTGCTGGACACGCCGGGCCACGTGGATTTTTCCGCCGAGGCGGAGCGGGCCCTGCGGGTGCTGGATTACGCGGTACTGGTGGTCAGCGGCACCGACGGCGTGCAGGCCCACACCGAAACCTTGTGGAAACTGCTGGCCCGCTACCGTGTGCCCACCTTTGTGTTCGTGAACAAGATGGACCTGCCGGGGGCCGACGCGGCCGTGCGGCTGCGGGAGCTGCGGGGGCGGTTCGGGGACGGCTGCGTGGACTTTACCGCCGCGCCCGACCCCGAAGCGCTGGCGCTCTGCAGCGAGCCGCTGATGGAGGAGGTGCTGGCCGAAGGCACTCCCCACCCCGACACGCTGGTGACGGCCATCGCCCGGCGGCAGGTGTTCCCCTGCTTTTTCGGCGCGGCGCTGCGGCTGGACGGGCTGGACCGGCTGCTGCAGGGCTTGCAGACGCTGACCCGGATGCCGCCGGTCTGGCCGGAGTTCGGCGCCCGGGTGTTCAAGATCAGCCAGGACGACGCCGGCACCCGGCTGAGCTGGCTGAAGGTCACGGGCGGCGAGCTGCCGGTGAAGGCGGTGCTTCCCAACGGGGAGAAGGCCGACGCCCTGCGGCTGTATAACGGCAGCAAGTTCCGGCTGGTGAGCACGGCCTACCCCGGCATGGTGGTGGCGGTGGCGGGTCCTGCTGCCACCCGGCCCGGCCAGGGGTTGGGCGCCGAAGCGGACGCCGACGCGCCGCTGCTGGAGCCGGTGCTCAACTACCGGGCGGACTGCCCCGACGCCGACCCCCACACCCTGCTGAAAGCGTTGCAGACGCTGGAGGACGAGGACCCCCAGCTCCATGTGGCCTGGCGGGACGACCTGGCCGAGGTGCACGTCCAGCTCATGGGCGAGGTACAGCTGGAAATTCTGCAGACACTGCTGGCCAGCCGGTTCGGGCTGCAGGTCACCTTCAGCGAGGGCGGCATTCTGTATAAGGAAACCATCACCGCGGCGGTGGAGGGTATCGGCCACTATGAGCCGCTGCGCCACTATGCCGAGGTGCATCTGCTGCTGGAGCCGGGGGCCCGGGGCAGCGGCGTCCAGCTGGCGGCGGACTGCCCGCCCGACACGCTGGCGGAAAACTGGCAACGGCTGGTGCTGACCCATCTGGCGGAGCGCACCCACCCCGGCGTGCTCACCGGGGCGCCGCTCACCGATGTGAAGATCACGCTGGCGGCGGGCAAGGCCCACCTGAAACACACCGAGGGGGGCGATTTCCGGCAGGCCACCTACCGCGCCGTGCGGCAGGGGCTTCAGACAGCCCGGAGCAAGAACGCTGTGGTGCTGCTGGAGCCCTGGTATGATTTCACGCTGGAGGTGCCCGCCGATGCCATCGGCCGTGCCATGGCGGACATCCAGCGGATGTGCGGCAGCTTTGAGGCCCCCGAGACGCTGGGGGACACCGCCCGGCTCACCGGACGGCTGCCGGTGGCCACCGCCCGGGGCTACGCCCGGGAGATTGCCGCCTACACCCACGGGCTAGGCCGCTGGACCGTGCTGCCCGCCGGGTACGACGCCTGCCACAACGCCGAGGAGGTCATCGCGGCGGCCGGGTATGACGCCGACGCCGATGTGGAGAACCCCGCCGATTCGGTGTTCTGTTCCCACGGGGCGGGGTATGTGGTCAAGTGGGATGAAGTGCCCGCCAAAGCCCATGTGGACAGCGGACTGTCCCGCCGGCTGGCCCCCGCCGGGCAGACGGAGGAGGACGACGAGGCGGACAGCAATGCCCGTCGCCGCCGGGCCGACGCCTACCGGGGCACGCTGGAGCAGGACAAGGAACTGCTGGCCATCTTTGAGCGCACCTACGGCAAGATCAAGCACCGGGGCGAGAACGGCACCGACGCCAAGAAGGCAGCCCGGGCGGCGCTGCACACCGCCCCCGCCAGCGTGCAGGTGCCGGCCAGGCCCCAGCCCACCGGGCCGGATTACCTGCTGGTGGACGGGTACAACGTGATCTTTGCCTGGGAGGACCTGCGCCGCCTGGCCGAGAGCAACCTGGACGCCGCCCGCCGCCGGCTGATGGACATTCTGTGCAACTACGCCGGGTACAAGCAGTGCGTGCCCATTCTCGTCTTTGACGCCTACAAGGTGCGGGGCGGCGTGCGGGAGGTGGAGAAATACCACAACCTGTATGTGGTCTACACCAAGGAGGCCGAGACCGCCGACATGTACATCGAGCGGGCCACCCACGAGCTGGCCAAGGAGCGCCGCACCCGGGTGGTGAGCAGCGACGGCGCCGAGCAGGTCATCGTGCTGGGTCACGGTGCGCTGCGGGTGTCGGCCCGGGCCTTTGCCGAGGAAGTGGCCGCCGTGGAAAAGGAGATCCGGGAATTTTTGCAGCAGTAA
- a CDS encoding rubredoxin, translating into MKKYVCPCGYEYDPAVGDPDNGIAPGTAWEDVPADWVCPVCGLGKDSFVEE; encoded by the coding sequence ATGAAGAAGTATGTCTGCCCCTGTGGCTATGAGTATGATCCCGCCGTCGGTGATCCCGACAATGGCATCGCCCCCGGCACTGCCTGGGAGGATGTCCCCGCTGATTGGGTTTGCCCTGTCTGCGGCCTGGGCAAGGATTCCTTCGTCGAGGAATAA
- a CDS encoding desulfoferrodoxin family protein, with protein sequence MELKYFICEHCGNIITMVEDKGVPVFCCGQKMTPLVPGTVEAAHEKHIPVYTVENGVVHVTVGSVEHPMMDEHYITWISLQTKQGSQIKHLKPGEAPKADFALTAGDEVVAVYAYCNLHGLWKA encoded by the coding sequence ATGGAACTGAAGTACTTTATCTGCGAGCACTGCGGCAATATCATCACCATGGTGGAGGACAAGGGCGTGCCCGTGTTCTGCTGCGGTCAGAAGATGACCCCGCTGGTGCCCGGCACCGTGGAGGCCGCCCATGAGAAGCATATCCCCGTCTACACCGTGGAGAACGGTGTGGTCCATGTGACGGTGGGCAGCGTGGAGCATCCCATGATGGACGAGCACTACATCACCTGGATTTCGCTGCAGACCAAGCAGGGCAGCCAGATCAAGCATCTGAAGCCCGGCGAGGCCCCCAAGGCGGATTTCGCCCTGACGGCCGGCGACGAGGTCGTGGCGGTGTATGCCTACTGCAACCTGCACGGTCTGTGGAAGGCCTGA
- a CDS encoding ATP-binding protein has protein sequence MQRMEWLARLDALVVFRNLLDTALLRALRAALAAEECDLGGAVAAFEAVLFVRGTNWTDALLDAVLEDENLCLRTAAGGDAGPVLEKALAGELDFLQALGRAGLDDLCHGAPEYLPRWETSPDADFHAAYAARRAAVGQKGYGIFARHHVFTLEDGHLVPVRYPDPQRLSELPGYEREREKVIANTRALLEGKPTNNVLLYGDAGTGKSSTVKAIANEFAPDGLRLIEVKKNQLYQIPALMDELAKNPLKFILFIDDLSFAANDDNFAALKAILEGSVGGRSHNVVVYATSNRRHLVKESMTDRSGDDLHASDTRQELMSLSARFGLTVTFQQPDKERFDAILLELARQYGVQMPSDQLFIKGSAFALRAGGRSPRVAKQFIEMLAGGIKV, from the coding sequence ATGCAACGTATGGAATGGCTGGCACGCCTGGATGCGCTGGTGGTGTTCCGCAATCTGCTGGACACCGCGCTGCTGCGTGCGCTGCGGGCGGCCCTGGCCGCCGAGGAATGTGACCTGGGCGGCGCCGTGGCCGCCTTTGAGGCCGTATTGTTTGTCCGGGGCACCAACTGGACCGACGCCCTGCTGGACGCCGTGCTGGAGGATGAAAACCTCTGTCTGCGCACGGCGGCGGGGGGCGATGCGGGCCCGGTGCTGGAAAAGGCCCTGGCCGGGGAGCTGGATTTTCTCCAGGCACTGGGCCGGGCGGGTCTGGACGACCTGTGCCACGGCGCGCCGGAGTATCTGCCCCGGTGGGAGACCTCCCCGGATGCCGACTTCCACGCCGCCTACGCCGCACGGCGGGCGGCGGTGGGCCAGAAGGGCTACGGCATCTTTGCCCGGCACCACGTCTTCACGCTGGAGGACGGGCATCTGGTGCCGGTGCGCTACCCCGACCCCCAGCGGCTCAGCGAGCTGCCGGGCTACGAGCGGGAGCGGGAGAAGGTCATCGCCAACACCCGGGCGCTGCTGGAGGGAAAGCCCACCAACAACGTGCTGCTCTACGGCGACGCGGGCACCGGCAAGTCCAGCACCGTGAAGGCCATCGCCAACGAGTTTGCCCCCGACGGGCTGCGCCTCATTGAGGTGAAGAAGAACCAGCTCTACCAGATCCCCGCCCTGATGGACGAACTGGCCAAGAATCCCCTGAAGTTCATCCTCTTCATCGACGATCTGAGCTTTGCCGCCAACGACGACAACTTCGCGGCGCTGAAGGCCATTCTGGAGGGCAGTGTGGGCGGCCGCAGCCACAACGTGGTGGTCTACGCCACCAGCAACCGGCGGCACCTGGTCAAGGAATCCATGACCGACCGCAGCGGTGACGACCTGCACGCCTCGGACACCCGGCAGGAACTGATGAGCCTTTCGGCCCGGTTCGGCCTGACGGTCACCTTCCAGCAGCCCGACAAGGAGCGGTTCGATGCCATTTTGCTGGAGCTGGCCCGCCAGTACGGCGTGCAGATGCCCAGCGATCAGCTCTTCATCAAGGGTTCCGCTTTCGCCCTGCGGGCGGGGGGCCGCAGCCCCCGGGTGGCCAAGCAGTTCATCGAGATGCTGGCCGGCGGCATCAAGGTGTAA
- the ilvA gene encoding threonine ammonia-lyase, with product MLTLDKIYHAKFILKQIARKTDLIAAPRLCPGTDLYLKTENLQVTGSFKVRGAYYKISQLTEEERSRGVIACSAGNHAQGVALAATRMGIRSVVCMPDGAPIMKVESTKRLGAEVELVKGTYDDAHDRAVELQQETGMTFIHPYDDELVIAGQGTIGLEILDQLPDVDAVIVPVGGGGLISGVAFAIKSLRPDVKVYGVQAAGAPSMERAFHDHHYETLDRVDTFADGIAVKTPGEITYQMVENCVDDIVTVSEDEIAAAILSLMENQKLVAEGAGATPVAAALFGKLPLAGKKVVCLISGGNIDVNILSRVITRGLVMSGRKANLMIALEDKPGQLTLVSDIISECGANVVSVHHDRSDANMAITSCFLKLGLETRNAAQIEEIKQRLTQAGFELVSERV from the coding sequence ATGCTCACACTGGACAAGATCTATCACGCCAAATTCATTCTCAAGCAGATCGCGCGCAAGACAGACCTCATCGCCGCCCCGCGGCTTTGCCCCGGCACCGATCTGTACTTAAAGACCGAGAATCTGCAGGTGACCGGCAGTTTCAAGGTGCGCGGCGCCTACTACAAGATCAGCCAGCTCACCGAGGAAGAGCGGTCCAGGGGTGTCATTGCCTGTTCGGCGGGCAATCATGCCCAGGGCGTGGCGCTGGCAGCCACCCGGATGGGCATCCGCAGCGTGGTCTGCATGCCGGACGGCGCCCCCATCATGAAGGTGGAGAGCACCAAGCGGCTGGGGGCCGAGGTGGAACTGGTGAAGGGCACCTACGACGACGCCCACGACCGGGCGGTGGAGCTCCAGCAGGAGACCGGCATGACCTTCATCCACCCCTACGACGACGAACTGGTCATCGCGGGGCAGGGGACCATCGGCCTGGAGATCCTCGACCAGCTGCCCGATGTGGATGCGGTCATCGTGCCGGTGGGGGGCGGCGGCCTGATCTCCGGTGTGGCCTTTGCCATCAAGAGCCTGCGCCCCGACGTGAAGGTTTACGGCGTGCAGGCGGCGGGAGCCCCCAGCATGGAGCGGGCCTTCCACGACCACCACTATGAGACGCTGGACCGGGTGGACACCTTTGCGGACGGCATTGCCGTCAAGACCCCCGGGGAGATCACCTACCAGATGGTGGAAAACTGCGTGGACGACATCGTCACGGTGAGCGAGGACGAGATCGCCGCGGCCATCCTCTCGCTGATGGAGAACCAGAAGCTGGTGGCGGAGGGCGCCGGGGCCACGCCGGTGGCGGCGGCCCTCTTCGGCAAGCTGCCGCTGGCGGGCAAGAAGGTGGTCTGCCTGATCTCGGGCGGCAACATCGATGTGAACATCCTCAGCCGAGTCATCACCCGCGGTCTGGTCATGAGCGGCCGCAAGGCCAACCTGATGATCGCCTTGGAGGACAAACCCGGTCAGCTGACGCTGGTCAGCGATATCATCTCGGAATGCGGCGCCAACGTGGTCAGCGTCCACCACGATCGGTCGGATGCCAACATGGCCATCACCAGCTGCTTCCTCAAGCTGGGGCTGGAGACCCGCAACGCCGCCCAGATCGAGGAGATCAAGCAGCGGCTCACCCAGGCCGGTTTTGAACTGGTCAGCGAGCGCGTATAA
- the ilvB gene encoding biosynthetic-type acetolactate synthase large subunit: MKLNGSQIFVEVLAEQGVDTLFGYPGGAVLNLYDELYKNSDRIHTVLTAHEQGASHAADGYARATGRTGVVLATSGPGATNLVTGIATAFMDSVPLVAFTGNVATSLLGRDSFQEAYIEGITMPITKHNYTVRRVEDLADTMRAAFRIAQQGRKGPVLVDIPKDVTAAVCEFTPKAPELIRTVTTYNEEDVKKAAEMINAAQRPIVYFGGGVRSAAGCQPLRDLLLKAGMPATYTLMAAGVLSYGEPHNLGMLGMHGCYAANKAIDEADLVIAVGTRFSDRVALNPDTFAKRAKIIQIDIDPSELGKNVAVDLSLTGDASYILQAILPYVEKTEHKLWMEQIRQWQKNDYKPVDSDTELKPHQMIAEICRQAGPEAVYVTDVGQHQMWAAQYLHHTKSRGFLTSGGLGTMGFGYGAAIGAQMALGRDARVIMLTGDGSFHMNLNEGCTAVSYGLPIITVIFNNQVLGMVRQWQTTFYGKRYSDTDPHRHTDFVKVAEGFGAKGYRATTPAEFKAAFADALKQQGPSWIDCRIGKDEKVLPMIPGGGDINDIIME; encoded by the coding sequence ATGAAACTCAACGGTTCGCAGATCTTTGTGGAAGTCCTGGCGGAGCAGGGCGTTGACACACTGTTCGGCTATCCCGGCGGCGCGGTCCTCAACCTCTACGACGAATTGTATAAGAATTCCGACCGTATCCACACGGTGCTCACCGCCCACGAGCAGGGCGCCTCCCACGCGGCGGACGGCTACGCCCGGGCCACCGGCCGCACCGGCGTGGTGCTGGCCACCAGCGGTCCCGGCGCCACCAACCTGGTCACAGGCATCGCCACCGCCTTCATGGACAGCGTGCCCCTGGTGGCCTTCACCGGCAACGTGGCCACCTCGCTGCTGGGCCGGGACTCCTTCCAGGAGGCCTACATCGAGGGCATCACAATGCCCATCACCAAGCACAACTACACGGTGCGCCGGGTGGAGGATCTGGCCGACACCATGCGGGCGGCTTTCCGCATCGCCCAGCAGGGCCGCAAGGGCCCGGTGCTGGTGGACATCCCCAAGGATGTGACCGCCGCCGTCTGTGAGTTTACCCCCAAGGCGCCGGAACTCATCCGCACCGTCACCACCTACAACGAGGAGGACGTGAAGAAGGCCGCCGAGATGATCAACGCCGCCCAGCGTCCCATCGTCTACTTCGGCGGCGGCGTCCGCAGCGCGGCGGGCTGCCAGCCGCTGCGGGACCTGCTGCTCAAGGCCGGCATGCCCGCCACCTACACGCTGATGGCGGCCGGCGTGCTCAGCTACGGCGAGCCCCACAACCTGGGCATGCTGGGCATGCACGGCTGCTACGCCGCCAACAAGGCCATCGACGAGGCCGACCTGGTCATCGCGGTGGGCACCCGGTTCAGCGACCGGGTGGCGCTCAACCCCGACACCTTTGCCAAGCGGGCCAAGATCATCCAGATCGACATCGACCCCAGCGAGCTGGGCAAGAACGTGGCGGTGGACCTGAGCCTGACCGGCGACGCCAGCTACATCCTGCAGGCCATCCTGCCCTACGTGGAGAAGACCGAACACAAGCTGTGGATGGAGCAGATCCGCCAGTGGCAGAAAAACGACTACAAGCCGGTGGACAGCGACACCGAGCTGAAGCCTCACCAGATGATCGCCGAGATCTGCCGTCAGGCGGGCCCCGAGGCGGTCTACGTCACCGACGTGGGCCAGCACCAGATGTGGGCAGCCCAGTATCTGCACCACACCAAGAGCCGTGGCTTTCTCACCAGCGGCGGTCTTGGCACCATGGGCTTCGGTTACGGCGCGGCCATCGGCGCCCAGATGGCGCTGGGCCGGGACGCCCGGGTCATCATGCTCACCGGCGACGGTTCCTTCCACATGAACCTCAACGAGGGCTGCACGGCGGTCAGCTACGGCCTGCCCATCATCACGGTGATCTTCAATAACCAGGTCCTGGGCATGGTCCGGCAGTGGCAGACCACCTTCTACGGCAAGCGCTACTCCGACACCGACCCCCACCGCCACACCGACTTTGTCAAGGTGGCCGAGGGCTTCGGCGCCAAGGGCTACCGGGCCACCACCCCGGCGGAATTCAAGGCGGCCTTTGCCGACGCCCTGAAACAGCAGGGCCCCAGCTGGATCGACTGCCGCATCGGCAAGGACGAGAAGGTGCTGCCCATGATCCCGGGCGGCGGCGACATCAACGATATCATCATGGAATGA
- a CDS encoding response regulator transcription factor, with protein sequence MTQVLIVEDEHLIARLIEMSLTRAGYACTVAGDGRTAADLIEEKDYDLALLDIMLPGLDGYELLDYLRPQGVPVIFITAKGTVKERVEGLRRGADDYIVKPFVVEELLARVESVLRRAGRGNVMQAFDVVLDVGEHTVTQNGKSVDLTPNEFELLEQLMRNRGAALYRDTLYERVWGGDRAETDTRTLDLHIMRLRRKLHWYDHIETVYRIGYRLKKE encoded by the coding sequence ATGACACAGGTTTTGATTGTGGAGGATGAACACCTCATTGCACGGCTCATCGAGATGAGCCTGACGCGGGCCGGCTACGCCTGCACGGTGGCGGGGGACGGCCGCACCGCCGCTGACCTGATCGAGGAGAAGGACTACGACCTGGCCCTGCTGGACATCATGCTGCCGGGGCTGGACGGCTACGAACTGCTGGACTATCTGCGGCCCCAGGGGGTGCCGGTGATCTTCATCACGGCCAAGGGCACCGTGAAGGAGCGGGTGGAGGGCCTGCGCCGGGGGGCGGATGACTACATCGTCAAGCCCTTTGTGGTGGAGGAACTGCTGGCCCGGGTGGAATCGGTATTGCGGCGGGCCGGACGGGGCAATGTGATGCAGGCCTTCGATGTGGTGCTGGACGTGGGGGAACACACGGTGACCCAGAACGGCAAGTCGGTAGACCTGACCCCCAACGAGTTTGAACTGCTGGAACAGCTCATGCGCAACCGCGGGGCGGCGCTCTACCGGGACACGCTCTATGAGCGGGTGTGGGGCGGCGACCGGGCCGAGACCGACACCCGCACGCTGGATCTGCACATCATGCGGCTGCGGCGCAAGCTGCACTGGTATGACCATATCGAGACCGTTTACCGCATCGGCTACCGCTTAAAGAAGGAGTAA
- a CDS encoding HAMP domain-containing sensor histidine kinase: MRYAQKLICLLLLVLSASFGVGGCYLLYSDFGVQLERTGTANAAAHAQTCTLLQTEILDLQRRGDDTGDETVAALLEAQGTKAALWRGGTLLYSALAVPCDAPLENGTMRTVRSGDGVTALYGSDLQGDLHLVSSFDLTGLYRDRDASLRRFLGLEVVVLAAGAAVMALLARQVTRPLRVLTSTSAEIAGGDYARRTALHTGDEIEQVSRSFDKMADAVQEKIADLEADVQKREDFMGAFTHELKTPMTSIIGYADVLRNLQTDPEEQREAAAAIYHEGRRLESLSQKLLALLALGGETLELTAVDLASLWQPLRAACPSVTVQTPAGHWVVRGDADLLLDLLCNLVQNSAKASAPGTPVEVHCRDDGPAVTLAVEDHGCGIPQSEIDRVTEPFYMVDKSRARKQGGSGLGLALCKRIAAAHGSDLVIESTPGRGTTVRVTLQKGGTL, from the coding sequence ATGCGCTACGCACAAAAACTGATCTGTCTGTTGCTGCTGGTTCTCAGCGCCTCCTTTGGCGTTGGGGGCTGTTATCTGTTGTACAGCGACTTCGGCGTCCAGCTGGAGCGCACCGGCACGGCCAACGCCGCGGCCCATGCCCAGACCTGCACGCTGCTGCAGACCGAGATCCTCGACCTGCAGCGCCGGGGCGACGACACCGGCGACGAGACGGTGGCCGCTTTGCTGGAAGCCCAGGGGACGAAGGCGGCGCTGTGGCGGGGCGGGACGCTTTTGTACAGCGCGCTGGCGGTACCCTGTGACGCCCCGCTGGAAAACGGCACGATGCGCACAGTGCGCAGCGGCGACGGGGTGACGGCGCTCTACGGCAGCGATCTGCAGGGAGACCTGCACCTGGTCAGCTCTTTTGATCTGACGGGATTGTACCGGGACCGGGACGCCAGTCTGCGGCGGTTCCTGGGCCTGGAAGTGGTGGTGCTGGCGGCGGGCGCCGCGGTGATGGCGCTGCTGGCCCGCCAGGTGACGCGGCCGCTGCGGGTGCTGACCTCCACCAGTGCCGAGATCGCCGGGGGCGACTATGCCCGGCGCACGGCGCTGCACACGGGGGACGAGATCGAACAGGTGAGCCGCAGCTTTGACAAGATGGCGGACGCCGTGCAGGAAAAAATCGCCGACCTGGAGGCGGATGTGCAGAAGCGGGAGGACTTCATGGGTGCCTTCACCCATGAGCTGAAGACCCCCATGACCAGCATCATCGGCTATGCCGACGTGCTGCGCAACCTGCAGACCGACCCGGAGGAACAGCGGGAGGCGGCGGCCGCCATCTACCACGAGGGGCGGCGGCTGGAATCGCTGAGCCAGAAGCTGCTGGCCCTGCTGGCGCTGGGCGGCGAGACGCTGGAACTCACGGCGGTGGACCTGGCGTCGCTGTGGCAGCCGCTGCGGGCGGCCTGCCCGTCGGTGACGGTGCAGACCCCTGCGGGGCACTGGGTGGTGCGGGGGGACGCCGACCTTTTGCTGGACCTGCTCTGCAATCTGGTGCAGAACAGCGCCAAGGCCAGCGCCCCCGGCACGCCGGTGGAGGTACACTGCCGGGATGACGGCCCTGCCGTGACCCTGGCGGTGGAAGACCACGGCTGCGGCATCCCCCAGTCGGAGATCGACCGGGTCACCGAGCCCTTTTACATGGTGGACAAATCCCGCGCCCGCAAGCAGGGGGGCAGCGGTCTGGGGCTGGCGCTCTGCAAGCGGATCGCGGCGGCCCACGGCAGTGATCTGGTCATCGAGAGCACGCCGGGCCGCGGCACCACGGTGCGGGTGACCCTGCAGAAAGGAGGCACCCTATGA
- the gdhA gene encoding NADP-specific glutamate dehydrogenase, with protein sequence MSITNEYLKGVYDGLVQRNPEQKEFLQAAEEVLESLEPVIAAHPEYEKAGLIERMVEPERVVMFRVPWVDDNGKVQVNRGYRVQFNSAIGPYKGGLRFHPSVNLSIIKFLGFEQCFKNSLTGLPMGGGKGGADFDPHGKSDGEVMRFCQSFMTELYRHIGPDTDVPAGDIGVGGREVGYLFGQYKRIRNEFTGVLTGKGIPFGGSLARTEATGYGLCYFADEMLKANGKSFQGAKVVISGSGNVAIYANQKATQLGGKVIAMSDSNGYIVDENGIDYKVMQEIKEVKRARIKTYLDYVPTAKYVEGSQGIWTVPCDIALPCATQNELPLAGAEALVANGCYAVAEGANMPSTPEAIAYLQVHNVLFAPAKASNAGGVATSGLEMSQNSLRLGWTFEEVDQRLHDIMVNIYKNAAAAAEEYGCKGNLVAGANIAGFLKIASAMMSQGIV encoded by the coding sequence ATGTCCATTACCAATGAATACCTTAAGGGCGTCTACGACGGCCTGGTCCAGCGCAACCCCGAGCAGAAGGAGTTTCTGCAGGCAGCCGAGGAAGTCCTCGAAAGCCTGGAGCCCGTCATCGCCGCCCATCCCGAATACGAGAAGGCCGGCCTGATCGAGCGTATGGTGGAGCCCGAGCGCGTGGTCATGTTCCGCGTGCCCTGGGTGGATGACAACGGCAAGGTGCAGGTCAACCGCGGCTACCGTGTGCAGTTCAACTCTGCCATCGGTCCCTACAAGGGCGGCCTGCGGTTCCATCCCAGTGTCAACCTGTCCATCATCAAGTTCCTGGGTTTTGAGCAGTGCTTCAAGAACAGCCTGACCGGTCTGCCCATGGGCGGCGGCAAGGGTGGCGCCGACTTTGACCCCCACGGCAAGTCCGACGGGGAAGTCATGCGGTTCTGCCAGAGCTTCATGACGGAGCTCTACCGCCACATCGGCCCTGACACCGACGTGCCCGCCGGCGATATCGGCGTGGGCGGCCGGGAAGTGGGCTACCTGTTCGGCCAGTACAAGCGCATCCGCAACGAGTTCACCGGCGTGCTCACCGGCAAGGGCATTCCCTTCGGCGGTTCTCTGGCCCGCACCGAAGCCACCGGCTACGGCCTGTGCTACTTTGCCGACGAGATGCTCAAGGCCAACGGCAAGAGCTTCCAGGGTGCCAAGGTGGTCATCTCCGGTTCCGGCAACGTGGCCATCTACGCCAACCAGAAGGCTACCCAGCTGGGCGGCAAGGTCATTGCCATGAGCGACTCCAACGGCTACATCGTGGACGAGAACGGCATCGACTACAAGGTCATGCAGGAGATCAAGGAAGTCAAGCGCGCCCGCATCAAGACCTACCTGGACTACGTGCCCACCGCCAAGTATGTGGAGGGCAGCCAGGGTATCTGGACGGTTCCCTGCGACATCGCCCTGCCCTGCGCCACCCAGAACGAGCTGCCGCTGGCGGGTGCCGAGGCCCTGGTGGCCAACGGCTGCTACGCCGTGGCGGAAGGTGCCAACATGCCCTCCACCCCCGAGGCCATCGCCTACCTGCAGGTCCACAACGTGCTGTTTGCCCCTGCCAAGGCGTCCAACGCCGGCGGCGTGGCCACCTCCGGCCTGGAGATGAGCCAGAACTCCCTGCGCCTGGGCTGGACCTTCGAGGAAGTGGACCAGCGCCTGCACGACATCATGGTCAACATCTACAAGAACGCTGCCGCTGCCGCCGAGGAGTACGGCTGCAAGGGCAACCTGGTGGCCGGCGCCAACATCGCGGGCTTCCTGAAGATCGCCTCCGCCATGATGAGCCAGGGCATCGTCTGA